Within Paracoccus jeotgali, the genomic segment CGCAGGCGTCATAGAAGCCGGTCCGGTTCTCGATGGCCGCGGCCTTGACGGCCGAGTCTATGTCCTTAAAGTGCATGTAGGAGATGCGATCGATGTGCCGTTTCATGAAGGCCACGGGATCGTAGCCGGCATAGGAATGGTGGCCGGTGTCGAAGCAGATTTTCAGGATGCTCTCGTCAACCTCGTCCAGCAGCCGCTCGAGCTCCGGCTCGAAATCCATGAAACCTGCGGCATGGGCGTGAATGCCGACGGTCAGGCCATATTCCTCGGCCCCGATGCGGGCTGATTCCGCGATGCGGTCGCGATAGGCCTGCCATTCGGGCTTTTCCATCTGCTCGGCCTCGCCGTCGCGTCCGGCGGTCGGCGCGCGCCGGGGCGAGATCGAATCGATCAGCACCAGATGCTGCGCCCCATGCGCCTTTAGCGCCCGCGCGGTCCGGTGGGTGGCGTCCAGCACATCCGCCCACGCGTCGGGGTCGTGATAAGGGCGAAAGACGACGCCGCCGATCAGCTCCAGCCCGTTTTCGGCCAGGGCATCGCCCAGAATGGCGGGATCTTCGGGCATGAACCCGACCGGACCCAGCTCGATCCCCTTGTATCCGGCCTCGGCACATTCTTTCAGAACCTGACGCCAATCGGGGTTGCGCGGGTCCGAGGCGAACTCGACACCCCAACTGCAGGGCGCGTTTCCGATACGAATGCTCATCTGCTTGTCTCTCCCTGTCTAGATGTCGCCAACGTCGACCCAGCGACGCTGTTCTGAGGATTCCAGTGCGGCATGGACCACCTGCGCGACCTCCAGCCCGTCGCGGAAGGTCGGCCAGACCGGCTTGCCGGTTTCGATGGCCTGCAGGAAATCGCGGGCCTCGATGATGATCTGATCCTGATAGCCGGTGCCGTGACCTGGCCCCTGACAGAATGCCTGATAGTCGGGATGGGCGGGGCCGGTCAGGATGCGGGTAAAGCCGCGCGTGGCCTCGTCCCCCTCGCTGCGATACAGCCACAGCGAGTTCTGGTCTTCCTGATCGAAACGGATCGCGCCCCTGGTGCCGGTGACCTCATAGGCATAACCCATTTTGCGACCGGTCGCGATGCGCGAGAAATACATCTGCCCCATCGCGCCGCTGTCGAAGCGGACCATCATCTGGGCGTGATCGTCATTGGTGACCGCACCGCCGGGCCGGCTGGCGTGGACGGTCTCGACCTCGGCCATGACACTTTTGATCGGTCCGATCAGCGCAAGCGCGCCGTTGATCATGTGCGGGGCCAGATCGCCCATCGTGCCGTTGGCGGTGCCGTCGGTCCGCCAACTGGCCGGTGCGTCGGGATCGGCATAGAAATCCTCGGTATGTTCGCCGCGGAACATGGTCACATCGCCGATGACCCCGTCGGCGATCAACTGGCGTGCGAACTGGCTGGCCGGGGTGCGGATATAGTTGAAGCCGACCATGTTGGGCTGGCCCGAGGCCAGAGCCGCGGCCACCATCGCCCGGCTGTCGGCGAGTGACGCGCCCAGCGGCTTTTCGCAGAAGACCGGCTTTCCCGCCGCAAAGGCGGCCTCGGCGATCTGGCGATGGGTCTGTTGCGGCGTGGCGATGATGATGGCCTCGACCGCGTCATCATGGACAAGTTTGCGCCAGTCATCCGTGGCGCGGCCAAATCCGTATTGCTGCCGATACTGTTCCGCCGTCTCGGGGCGCGAGGCGCAGATCATCTCGAGCCGCGGGCGCAGCGTCGTTGCGAACACGG encodes:
- a CDS encoding sugar phosphate isomerase/epimerase family protein; amino-acid sequence: MSIRIGNAPCSWGVEFASDPRNPDWRQVLKECAEAGYKGIELGPVGFMPEDPAILGDALAENGLELIGGVVFRPYHDPDAWADVLDATHRTARALKAHGAQHLVLIDSISPRRAPTAGRDGEAEQMEKPEWQAYRDRIAESARIGAEEYGLTVGIHAHAAGFMDFEPELERLLDEVDESILKICFDTGHHSYAGYDPVAFMKRHIDRISYMHFKDIDSAVKAAAIENRTGFYDACGQGIFCKLGQGDVDFPAVRQVLLDAGYQGWCTVEQDCDPTLDVTPMEDSRDNREYLESIGFK
- a CDS encoding Gfo/Idh/MocA family protein, producing the protein MREIGIGVLGGGYMGKAHSVAMAAVGAVFATTLRPRLEMICASRPETAEQYRQQYGFGRATDDWRKLVHDDAVEAIIIATPQQTHRQIAEAAFAAGKPVFCEKPLGASLADSRAMVAAALASGQPNMVGFNYIRTPASQFARQLIADGVIGDVTMFRGEHTEDFYADPDAPASWRTDGTANGTMGDLAPHMINGALALIGPIKSVMAEVETVHASRPGGAVTNDDHAQMMVRFDSGAMGQMYFSRIATGRKMGYAYEVTGTRGAIRFDQEDQNSLWLYRSEGDEATRGFTRILTGPAHPDYQAFCQGPGHGTGYQDQIIIEARDFLQAIETGKPVWPTFRDGLEVAQVVHAALESSEQRRWVDVGDI